Proteins encoded within one genomic window of Saccharopolyspora pogona:
- a CDS encoding DUF1326 domain-containing protein: MFDKRVLRPHDVMGAPPRGQDRGIDILRIEYDAIVESGGAEGLWLPLVVGFLLEVSPRWRLVTSCSFMSGCCCPRRAIGCCVREECDMGFTVEGDYFEACSCAVSCPCVFLGPATEDACDLFCAWRVERGEKDGVDLAGLNAALAVHTPKQMTDGNWRVALYLDDRASSEQREALGAIFSGQAGGHLANLVPLIAEVAGVEAVPIEFESPNGKGSVRVGGVLTVRAEQSVGMDGEKPSVITNPPFGAVAQPVRQGRSTEVRYDGAWSFSTQGRNAFFTEFAYSG, from the coding sequence GTGTTCGACAAGCGGGTGTTGAGGCCCCATGACGTGATGGGCGCACCACCCAGGGGGCAAGATCGCGGCATCGATATTCTCCGGATCGAGTACGACGCGATCGTGGAGAGCGGTGGGGCAGAAGGCCTCTGGCTGCCCCTGGTCGTGGGATTTTTACTTGAGGTGTCGCCGCGGTGGCGCCTTGTGACGTCATGCTCGTTCATGAGTGGGTGTTGCTGCCCGCGGCGGGCGATTGGTTGCTGCGTCCGGGAGGAGTGCGATATGGGATTCACCGTCGAGGGCGATTACTTCGAGGCTTGCAGCTGTGCGGTCAGCTGTCCCTGTGTCTTCCTCGGACCGGCGACGGAGGATGCTTGTGATCTTTTCTGCGCCTGGCGGGTCGAGCGCGGCGAGAAAGACGGCGTCGATCTGGCGGGGTTGAACGCGGCGCTCGCGGTGCACACGCCGAAGCAGATGACCGACGGGAATTGGCGGGTGGCGCTTTACCTCGATGACCGCGCGTCCTCGGAGCAGCGGGAGGCGCTCGGAGCGATCTTCTCCGGGCAGGCTGGTGGTCATCTGGCGAATCTGGTACCCCTGATCGCCGAAGTAGCCGGCGTGGAGGCCGTTCCCATCGAGTTCGAGTCGCCGAACGGGAAGGGCTCGGTCCGGGTCGGCGGTGTGCTCACGGTGCGGGCGGAGCAGAGCGTCGGCATGGACGGCGAGAAGCCGTCGGTGATCACCAATCCGCCGTTCGGCGCCGTGGCGCAACCCGTGCGGCAGGGACGGTCCACCGAGGTCCGATACGACGGCGCCTGGAGTTTCTCCACCCAGGGGCGCAACGCCTTCTTCACCGAATTCGCCTACTCGGGCTAG
- a CDS encoding DUF2182 domain-containing protein: MLGWTWAALLVAATLAWVLTVGQSWRMGVGLGTMGLALPVFLAMWVPMLAAMMFPALAPVVILWGRSINRVETGTRRIVRQGSFVVGYIVVWTVYGLVAFGLLLGAERLVGQSPGDARWIGAGVYLAAGLYQLTPLKRVCLRHCRSPLGQFLRFGSLRGPGVDFRVGLLHGGYCVGCCWALMLILVGVGVMNLVAMVALTALIFLEKVWRHGNALAWAASAVFVVLAILALFHPGLIPGLSTRVPASDMTPGM, encoded by the coding sequence GTGCTGGGCTGGACCTGGGCAGCATTGCTTGTCGCGGCCACTCTTGCATGGGTGCTGACGGTCGGTCAGTCCTGGCGGATGGGAGTCGGGCTGGGGACCATGGGGCTGGCGCTGCCGGTGTTCCTCGCCATGTGGGTCCCGATGTTGGCGGCGATGATGTTTCCCGCCCTGGCGCCCGTCGTCATCCTCTGGGGCAGGTCGATCAACCGAGTGGAGACGGGTACGCGCCGAATCGTGCGGCAGGGCTCGTTCGTCGTCGGCTACATCGTGGTGTGGACCGTGTACGGGCTGGTGGCCTTCGGCCTGCTGCTGGGGGCGGAGCGGCTGGTAGGTCAGTCGCCCGGCGACGCGCGGTGGATTGGTGCGGGGGTCTACCTTGCTGCGGGGCTGTACCAGCTGACGCCGCTGAAGCGGGTGTGTCTGCGGCATTGCCGGTCTCCGCTAGGACAGTTCCTGCGCTTCGGGTCGCTGCGGGGACCAGGAGTCGACTTTCGGGTGGGCCTGCTCCACGGCGGGTACTGCGTGGGCTGCTGCTGGGCGCTGATGCTCATCCTGGTCGGCGTCGGCGTGATGAACCTGGTGGCCATGGTCGCGCTCACCGCGCTGATCTTTCTGGAAAAGGTGTGGCGACATGGAAACGCTCTTGCCTGGGCAGCCTCGGCCGTTTTCGTCGTGCTGGCAATCCTCGCGCTGTTCCACCCCGGTCTGATCCCCGGCCTGTCCACGAGAGTCCCGGCCTCAGACATGACACCTGGTATGTGA
- a CDS encoding DegT/DnrJ/EryC1/StrS family aminotransferase, whose product MTAQIVQSVLPRLAIDGGTPVRTTPLPAWPQFDDADARAAADVLRSGNVNYWTGNHGRAFESEFARWAGVPCAVAVANGTVALELALRALGIGPGHEVIVPAVTFIGTASAVAACGARPVAVDVDPDSQAMTVGTVARAITNRTAALIVVHVGGYPADAGELAEFAVAKGLLLVEDCAQAHGACRDLRPVGRFGCIAAWSFCQDKIMTTAGEGGAITTGDTALYRRCWELKDHGKSWVGVHETQHPPGFRWLHDTFGTNARMTEVQAAVGRLQLAKLDGWVAQRRARADVLRRALGEVAALRLPALAPGVEHSYYRFYVHLREDRMKPGWTRDRVVAAINAEGVSAAFGGCTEIYREKAFDAVGRPASPLPVAHWLGRHSMVLPVHPALSAMDVQDVAEAARKVLEEASA is encoded by the coding sequence GTGACCGCGCAAATCGTTCAGTCCGTCCTGCCACGCCTGGCGATCGACGGCGGTACTCCGGTGCGGACGACGCCGCTTCCGGCCTGGCCGCAGTTCGATGATGCCGATGCTCGGGCTGCCGCCGACGTGTTGCGGTCCGGAAACGTCAACTACTGGACAGGCAACCACGGGCGGGCATTCGAATCTGAGTTCGCCCGGTGGGCCGGCGTTCCTTGTGCCGTGGCGGTGGCCAATGGCACCGTTGCTCTTGAGCTGGCACTCCGTGCCCTGGGGATCGGACCCGGGCATGAGGTGATCGTGCCGGCGGTGACCTTCATCGGCACGGCGAGTGCCGTCGCTGCCTGTGGAGCACGTCCGGTCGCCGTCGACGTCGACCCGGATTCGCAGGCGATGACCGTCGGAACCGTCGCTCGCGCGATCACCAACCGGACGGCCGCGTTGATCGTCGTCCACGTCGGTGGGTATCCGGCGGATGCGGGGGAGCTGGCCGAATTCGCGGTCGCCAAGGGCCTCCTGCTCGTCGAGGACTGCGCCCAAGCGCACGGGGCGTGTCGCGACCTCCGGCCGGTGGGGCGATTCGGTTGTATCGCCGCCTGGTCGTTCTGCCAGGACAAGATCATGACGACGGCCGGTGAGGGCGGCGCGATCACGACGGGCGACACCGCCCTGTACCGACGCTGCTGGGAGCTCAAGGATCACGGCAAGAGCTGGGTGGGAGTCCACGAGACCCAACACCCGCCCGGTTTCCGTTGGCTCCACGACACGTTCGGCACGAACGCTCGGATGACCGAGGTCCAGGCGGCCGTCGGACGGCTGCAGCTGGCCAAACTCGACGGCTGGGTTGCGCAGCGGCGCGCGCGGGCCGATGTCCTCCGCCGCGCGCTCGGGGAGGTTGCGGCGCTGCGACTACCCGCGCTCGCCCCCGGCGTCGAGCACTCTTACTACCGCTTCTACGTGCACCTGCGGGAGGACCGGATGAAGCCGGGCTGGACTCGCGACCGGGTGGTCGCGGCCATCAACGCGGAAGGCGTGTCGGCGGCGTTCGGTGGATGCACGGAGATCTACCGGGAGAAAGCGTTCGACGCGGTCGGACGTCCAGCGAGTCCGCTGCCCGTCGCGCACTGGCTCGGACGTCATTCGATGGTGCTTCCGGTCCATCCGGCATTGTCGGCAATGGACGTGCAGGACGTGGCCGAGGCAGCACGGAAGGTACTCGAGGAGGCCTCGGCATGA
- a CDS encoding NAD-dependent epimerase/dehydratase family protein, with the protein MKALVTGAAGFIGSHLVERLIDEGADVIVLDNMSTGVGYDLDRLAALGKLDFVRGSVLDEPLMGSLVATADVVFHMAATVGVKAIVDDPIGALRTNLRGSEGVLEAARLSGTKVLVMSSSEVYGHNTADLLHEDSPRILGSPLAARSSYAEAKAVVETLAHSYWKLHGVPTVIVRPFSVVGPRQTGRFGMVIPRFVDAALAGEPITVFGDGNQTRCFCHVDDAVTAILGLSRHPGAVGEVFNVGRPVEVSIKTLAQRCIELTNSSSVIRHKPYVEAYQDGSVDMERRIPDISRVRDLIGFEPRLGLDDILRSVIASRGGDSGGRSPARSAPVALSAAGTGRDVSR; encoded by the coding sequence ATGAAGGCATTGGTCACCGGCGCTGCTGGGTTCATCGGAAGTCATCTTGTCGAGCGGCTGATCGACGAAGGTGCGGACGTGATTGTGCTGGACAACATGTCCACGGGCGTGGGCTATGACCTCGACCGCCTCGCGGCGCTGGGCAAGCTCGACTTCGTCCGCGGTTCGGTGCTCGATGAACCCCTGATGGGCTCCCTCGTCGCGACGGCGGACGTCGTCTTCCACATGGCGGCCACGGTCGGGGTGAAGGCCATTGTGGACGATCCGATCGGCGCGCTGCGAACCAACCTCCGCGGCAGCGAGGGGGTGCTGGAGGCCGCGCGCCTCAGTGGCACGAAGGTGCTTGTCATGTCGAGCAGTGAAGTCTACGGCCACAACACCGCGGACTTGCTGCACGAGGATTCGCCTCGCATCCTCGGTTCTCCGCTCGCCGCCCGATCGTCATATGCGGAGGCGAAGGCGGTCGTCGAGACCCTCGCCCATTCGTACTGGAAGCTCCACGGCGTGCCGACCGTGATCGTCCGGCCATTCAGCGTCGTGGGCCCGCGGCAGACGGGGCGATTCGGGATGGTCATCCCCCGCTTCGTCGACGCGGCGCTCGCGGGTGAGCCGATCACGGTTTTCGGCGACGGGAACCAGACCCGCTGCTTCTGCCATGTCGATGATGCGGTGACCGCCATCTTGGGTCTGAGTCGTCACCCGGGCGCCGTCGGAGAGGTGTTCAACGTCGGCCGACCGGTGGAGGTGTCGATCAAAACGCTCGCGCAGCGCTGCATCGAGCTGACGAACTCGTCGAGTGTGATCCGGCACAAACCCTACGTGGAGGCCTACCAGGACGGTTCCGTCGACATGGAACGGCGCATCCCGGACATCTCCCGGGTGCGGGACCTCATCGGATTCGAACCCCGGCTGGGCCTCGACGACATCCTGCGCAGCGTCATCGCTTCCCGAGGCGGCGATTCGGGCGGGCGGTCACCCGCCCGCAGCGCGCCCGTCGCTCTGTCGGCCGCCGGGACAGGACGGGACGTTTCTCGATGA
- a CDS encoding VOC family protein — MPAFPSIAHVAITVTDLDRSTRWYTTLFGAKPVLDEDETTGGFHHTVFELDGGQMFGLHAHPGGATGGPFDEHRSGLDHVAFACTDRSELESWRTRLDELGIQHGGIVDAHYGSGLSFRDPDNIALEFFAPPAG; from the coding sequence ATGCCTGCGTTCCCGTCGATCGCCCACGTGGCGATCACTGTGACCGATCTCGACCGCAGCACGCGCTGGTACACCACCCTGTTCGGTGCGAAACCCGTGCTCGACGAGGACGAGACGACCGGCGGTTTCCACCACACGGTCTTCGAGCTTGACGGTGGGCAAATGTTCGGTCTGCACGCCCACCCGGGCGGAGCCACAGGTGGGCCGTTCGACGAGCACCGGAGCGGCCTGGACCACGTCGCGTTCGCGTGCACGGACCGATCGGAGCTTGAATCGTGGCGTACGCGGCTTGACGAGCTCGGCATCCAGCACGGCGGGATCGTCGACGCGCACTACGGTTCCGGTCTTTCGTTTCGCGACCCCGACAACATCGCGCTCGAGTTCTTCGCCCCGCCCGCCGGCTGA
- a CDS encoding nucleotide sugar dehydrogenase, with protein sequence MISSAGGRVVVIGQGYVGLPLAMRVVEVGYDVVGFDTDKDRIDLLKRASTFIDDVDDVELATALASGRYRPTSDRSALAGFETAVVCVPTPLRDGAPDLDHIEEAARMLAGHLMPGCCVILESTTYPGTTEEIFVPILEAGSGLRAGVEFSVGYSPERIDPSNRTWRFHNTPKIVSGVDAKSTAVVREFYDSLVECTVPVPGTREAELTKLLENTFRHVNIALVNELAVHCHGLGVDVWSVIDAAASKPFGFMRFTPGPGVGGHCLPIDPTYLSWQSRRALGQAFRFVDLANDVNEHMPDYVVVRAVEHLNRRHKAVNGSRILLAGLAYKLNSGDARHSPAMSVAKRLNALGAELCAVDPLIDPAQVPVDVQMVSCAPEQIARADLVIVLTDHDAFDWELLERHADRVLDTRNRVRAAGVEKL encoded by the coding sequence ATGATCTCCAGTGCAGGTGGTCGCGTGGTCGTCATCGGGCAGGGTTATGTGGGCCTGCCGCTCGCGATGCGCGTCGTCGAGGTCGGCTACGACGTGGTCGGCTTCGACACCGACAAGGACCGCATCGACCTGCTCAAGCGAGCGAGCACGTTCATCGACGACGTCGACGACGTCGAGCTCGCCACGGCCCTGGCCTCGGGAAGATACCGGCCCACCAGCGACCGCAGCGCGCTGGCCGGGTTCGAGACCGCTGTGGTCTGCGTGCCCACACCACTGCGCGACGGCGCCCCGGACCTGGACCACATCGAGGAGGCGGCGCGGATGCTGGCCGGGCATCTCATGCCGGGCTGCTGCGTGATCCTGGAGTCCACCACGTATCCGGGCACCACCGAGGAGATCTTCGTTCCGATCCTGGAAGCCGGATCGGGTCTGCGCGCGGGCGTGGAATTCTCAGTCGGCTACAGCCCGGAGCGCATCGACCCGAGCAACCGGACCTGGCGCTTCCACAACACGCCCAAGATCGTGTCCGGTGTGGACGCCAAGTCCACCGCAGTGGTCCGGGAGTTCTACGACTCGCTGGTGGAGTGCACCGTGCCGGTTCCGGGCACCCGCGAGGCTGAGCTGACCAAGCTGCTAGAGAACACCTTCCGGCACGTCAACATCGCGTTGGTCAACGAGCTGGCGGTGCACTGCCACGGGCTCGGCGTGGACGTGTGGTCGGTGATCGACGCGGCGGCCAGCAAACCCTTCGGGTTCATGCGGTTCACGCCCGGTCCGGGCGTGGGCGGCCACTGCCTGCCGATCGATCCGACGTACCTGTCCTGGCAGTCCCGGCGCGCGCTGGGGCAGGCGTTCCGGTTCGTCGACCTCGCCAACGACGTCAACGAGCACATGCCCGACTACGTCGTCGTCCGGGCCGTCGAGCACCTCAACCGGCGGCACAAAGCGGTCAACGGCAGCAGGATCCTGTTGGCGGGACTGGCGTACAAGCTGAACTCCGGCGACGCCCGGCACTCCCCGGCGATGAGCGTGGCCAAGCGGCTCAACGCGCTCGGCGCCGAACTGTGCGCCGTGGATCCACTGATCGACCCGGCGCAGGTGCCGGTGGACGTGCAGATGGTGTCGTGCGCCCCGGAGCAGATAGCGCGCGCCGACCTTGTGATCGTGCTGACCGACCACGACGCCTTCGACTGGGAGTTGTTGGAACGCCACGCCGATCGGGTGCTCGACACGCGGAACCGGGTGCGCGCCGCGGGAGTGGAAAAGCTGTGA
- a CDS encoding IS1380 family transposase, whose amino-acid sequence MPFQSMLIDPYARSIIPGQKGISCSRHRTVTQDHRWIGAERTFIDADSTLGRVFGHAKQGAAFGHTKIGGHNVRLRGYHPLLTTLSTPRSAPVVAATRMRGGNASSARGAASLVTETINLARRCGAGPGRMLFRGDSAFYVGEVVSACRAQGVEVSITVAQYPNVQRAIAGIAEDAWTAIKYPQAVWDEASQSWVSDAEIAETEFTAFASDKAHRVAGRLIVRRVKDKNHADALFPVWRYHACFTTSSQPLVEAEKTHRAHAIIEHVNDDLKHGPLAHIPSGVFSANAAWLTLAALTHNLLRAAGSLTSAFHAKARAATLRRTLINIPARVARRARSITLHLPENWPRQHDWHHLFHTTHAPPETA is encoded by the coding sequence ATGCCCTTCCAATCCATGTTGATCGATCCCTACGCAAGATCAATCATCCCAGGTCAGAAGGGCATCTCGTGCTCTCGCCACCGAACCGTTACCCAAGATCATCGGTGGATTGGGGCTGAGAGGACGTTCATCGATGCTGATTCCACCCTGGGCAGGGTGTTCGGCCACGCGAAGCAGGGTGCGGCGTTCGGGCACACCAAGATCGGCGGTCACAATGTGCGGCTGCGGGGTTACCACCCGCTGCTGACCACGCTGTCCACGCCCCGATCGGCGCCGGTGGTTGCCGCCACGAGGATGCGTGGCGGCAACGCCAGCTCGGCGCGGGGTGCGGCGTCGTTGGTCACCGAGACGATCAACCTTGCACGGCGGTGCGGCGCCGGGCCGGGCCGGATGCTGTTTCGCGGTGATTCCGCCTTCTACGTAGGCGAAGTCGTCTCCGCCTGCCGGGCGCAAGGTGTGGAGGTGTCGATCACGGTGGCGCAGTATCCGAACGTGCAGCGCGCGATCGCCGGCATCGCCGAGGACGCGTGGACGGCGATCAAGTATCCCCAGGCCGTCTGGGACGAGGCCAGCCAGTCCTGGGTCAGTGACGCCGAGATCGCGGAAACCGAATTCACCGCCTTCGCCAGCGATAAAGCCCATCGGGTGGCTGGTCGGTTGATCGTGCGCCGGGTCAAAGACAAAAACCACGCTGATGCCCTGTTTCCCGTCTGGCGGTATCACGCCTGCTTCACCACCAGCAGCCAGCCGCTGGTCGAGGCGGAGAAAACCCACCGTGCGCACGCGATCATCGAACATGTCAACGACGACCTCAAACACGGCCCGCTGGCCCACATCCCATCCGGGGTCTTCAGCGCCAACGCCGCCTGGCTGACGCTGGCCGCCCTGACCCACAACCTGCTGCGCGCCGCAGGCAGTCTGACCAGTGCTTTCCACGCCAAAGCCCGCGCCGCGACCCTGCGCCGCACACTGATCAACATCCCGGCACGGGTGGCCCGACGAGCCCGCTCGATCACACTGCACCTCCCGGAAAACTGGCCCCGCCAACACGACTGGCACCACCTGTTCCACACCACCCACGCCCCACCCGAAACAGCCTGA
- a CDS encoding IS1380 family transposase has protein sequence MRSSHSAARVSAVFDDANLVASAGLVPVMRLAERVGLSELVAEGVRVPGSEGANADAKVGSIVAGMLTGADSIDDLDVIRHGAMPKLFGGIRAPSTVGTFLRALTWGHARQVESAARECLVGMARQTPVLAGAAERTFIDADSTLGRVFGHAKQGAAFGHTKIGGHNVRLRGYHPLLTTLSTPRSAPVVAATRMRGGNAGSARGAASLVTETINLARRCGAGPGRMLFRGDSAFYVGEVVSACRAQGVEVSITVAQYPNVQRAIAGIAEDAWTAIKYPQAVWDEASQSWVSDAEIAETEFTAFASDKAHRVAGRLIVRRVKDKNHADALFPVWRYHACFTTSSQPLVEAEKTHRAHAIIEHVNDDLKHGPLAHIPSGVFSANAAWLTLAALTHNLLRAAGSLTSAFHAKARAATLRRTLINIPARVARRARSITLHLPENWPRQHDWHHLFHTTHAPPETA, from the coding sequence GTGCGATCTTCTCATAGTGCTGCGCGGGTGAGCGCGGTGTTCGACGATGCGAATCTGGTGGCTTCGGCGGGGCTGGTTCCGGTGATGCGGTTGGCCGAACGCGTCGGGTTGTCCGAGCTTGTCGCCGAGGGTGTCCGGGTTCCCGGTTCGGAGGGTGCGAATGCGGATGCGAAGGTGGGCTCGATCGTGGCCGGGATGCTCACCGGCGCCGACAGCATTGATGATCTCGATGTGATCCGGCATGGGGCGATGCCGAAGTTGTTCGGCGGGATCCGGGCACCGTCCACTGTGGGCACGTTTCTGCGTGCTTTGACGTGGGGGCATGCCCGGCAGGTGGAGTCGGCCGCGCGGGAGTGCCTGGTGGGCATGGCCCGGCAGACTCCGGTGCTGGCCGGCGCCGCTGAGAGGACGTTCATCGATGCTGATTCCACCCTGGGCAGGGTGTTCGGCCACGCGAAGCAGGGTGCGGCGTTCGGGCACACCAAGATCGGCGGCCACAATGTGCGGCTGCGGGGTTACCACCCGCTGCTGACCACGCTGTCCACGCCCCGATCGGCGCCGGTGGTTGCCGCCACGAGGATGCGTGGCGGCAACGCCGGCTCGGCGCGGGGTGCGGCGTCGTTGGTCACCGAGACGATCAACCTTGCACGGCGGTGCGGCGCCGGGCCGGGCCGGATGCTGTTTCGCGGTGATTCCGCCTTCTACGTAGGCGAAGTCGTCTCCGCCTGCCGGGCGCAAGGTGTGGAGGTGTCGATCACGGTGGCGCAGTATCCGAACGTGCAGCGCGCGATCGCCGGCATCGCCGAGGACGCGTGGACGGCGATCAAGTATCCCCAGGCCGTCTGGGACGAGGCCAGCCAGTCCTGGGTCAGTGACGCCGAGATCGCGGAAACCGAATTCACCGCCTTCGCCAGCGATAAAGCCCATCGGGTGGCTGGTCGGTTGATCGTGCGCCGGGTCAAAGACAAAAACCACGCTGATGCCCTGTTTCCCGTCTGGCGGTATCACGCCTGCTTCACCACCAGCAGCCAGCCGCTGGTCGAGGCGGAGAAAACCCACCGTGCGCACGCGATCATCGAACATGTCAACGACGACCTCAAACACGGCCCGCTGGCCCACATCCCATCCGGGGTCTTCAGCGCCAACGCCGCCTGGCTGACGCTGGCCGCCCTGACCCACAACCTGCTGCGCGCCGCAGGCAGTCTGACCAGTGCTTTCCACGCCAAAGCCCGCGCCGCGACCCTGCGCCGCACACTGATCAACATCCCGGCACGGGTGGCCCGACGAGCCCGCTCGATCACACTGCACCTCCCGGAAAACTGGCCCCGCCAACACGACTGGCACCACCTGTTCCACACCACCCACGCCCCACCCGAAACAGCCTGA
- a CDS encoding PD40 domain-containing protein: protein MTSRLVGSERTRIAIAATAAVILAAVAIGYTWLAARPSHDDTAEASTPTQGGVTITGSQLVMLSNGQLSTVARDNPGGPLTITPLQCDRAYAAANTVACLPPADAFVGTKLVVLDRRLREQRSIPLTGFPNRLRVSPSGHLFIDGHSYAAGRFSTSTGILDTRTGQFHQTLEEFTVFRDGRPYQASDINYLGVTFSNDDNRFYATMSTAGHRYLVEGDFAAKTVRTLRDNVECPSLSPDGTRIAYKSAIDGDPNRGWRLSVLDLATQQITPLAETRSVDDQPAWLDNTTVAYALQRSDGVNDTWAVPANGSGTPELLVPEANSPAALS from the coding sequence ATGACCAGCCGCCTCGTCGGCAGCGAACGGACCCGCATCGCCATCGCCGCGACAGCAGCAGTAATCCTCGCTGCAGTCGCCATCGGCTACACATGGCTGGCCGCCCGGCCCAGCCACGACGACACCGCCGAGGCGAGCACGCCGACGCAAGGGGGCGTGACGATTACCGGCTCCCAGCTGGTCATGCTCAGCAATGGCCAGCTCAGCACAGTGGCCCGCGACAATCCCGGCGGCCCTCTAACGATCACTCCTCTCCAATGCGACCGCGCCTACGCAGCCGCGAACACCGTCGCCTGTCTGCCACCAGCAGATGCCTTCGTTGGCACGAAGCTTGTCGTCCTGGACCGCCGACTGCGAGAACAACGAAGCATCCCGTTGACGGGCTTCCCCAACCGACTCCGTGTCTCGCCGAGCGGGCACCTGTTCATCGACGGACACAGCTACGCAGCAGGCCGATTCTCCACCAGCACCGGCATCCTCGACACGCGCACCGGCCAATTCCACCAGACACTGGAAGAATTCACCGTCTTCCGCGACGGCAGGCCCTATCAGGCCTCCGACATCAACTACTTGGGTGTCACCTTCTCCAACGACGACAACCGGTTCTACGCCACCATGTCCACCGCGGGCCATCGCTACCTCGTCGAAGGTGACTTCGCGGCCAAAACCGTCCGCACTCTCCGCGACAACGTCGAATGCCCTTCACTGTCTCCGGACGGCACTCGCATCGCATACAAGTCGGCGATCGACGGCGACCCCAACCGCGGCTGGCGCCTGTCCGTCCTGGACCTTGCGACGCAACAAATCACCCCACTGGCCGAAACCCGCAGCGTCGACGACCAGCCCGCCTGGCTCGACAACACCACCGTCGCCTACGCCCTGCAACGCAGCGACGGCGTCAACGACACCTGGGCCGTCCCCGCCAACGGCTCAGGCACGCCCGAACTGCTGGTGCCCGAGGCGAACTCCCCGGCAGCACTCAGCTGA
- a CDS encoding sugar transferase, translated as MRRTVDILVAVVAGIALLPLFFVLALTILTVMGNPVLFRQARPGLHNVPFVILKFSTMRAPRYVGEPDHERTTRLGAVLRATSLDELPQLWNILRGHMSLIGPRPLPIRPKESYTSAERARLVIRPGLTGWAQVNGRNALRPQERTELDIWYICNRSLSLDLKILFLTVVRGLRAQGVHGPLEPHKTGTASHVPGDTAIAGVAERSDGAAGSRRLERGQA; from the coding sequence ATGAGACGCACGGTTGACATCCTCGTCGCGGTCGTCGCTGGGATCGCGCTTCTTCCGCTGTTCTTCGTACTCGCCTTGACAATCCTGACCGTCATGGGGAACCCGGTGCTGTTCCGGCAGGCCAGGCCGGGGCTGCACAACGTTCCGTTCGTCATCCTCAAGTTCTCCACCATGCGGGCACCTCGGTACGTCGGTGAACCCGATCATGAGCGCACGACTCGACTCGGCGCCGTCCTGCGCGCCACCAGTCTGGACGAGCTCCCTCAGTTGTGGAACATCCTGCGGGGCCACATGAGCCTCATAGGCCCACGGCCCCTGCCCATCCGGCCCAAGGAGTCGTACACATCCGCCGAGCGGGCGCGCCTCGTAATCCGTCCAGGCTTGACCGGGTGGGCCCAGGTCAACGGGCGCAATGCGCTCAGGCCGCAGGAACGCACCGAGCTGGATATCTGGTACATCTGCAACCGCTCGCTGTCCCTGGACCTCAAGATCCTCTTCCTGACAGTCGTGAGGGGGCTGAGAGCGCAGGGAGTCCACGGGCCACTGGAGCCTCACAAGACCGGGACCGCATCTCATGTGCCTGGCGACACCGCGATTGCCGGAGTCGCTGAACGCAGCGACGGGGCAGCCGGTTCAAGGAGGCTGGAACGTGGCCAGGCCTGA
- a CDS encoding phosphatase PAP2 family protein, whose translation MITRRVRRPAGLAAIACALVVLVLGARHGGQAGPGGLDLAVEYWLRSHIADQQLRVLHEIAELGDRRPTMAATALVAGIGYLSGRWTHVLLAALAPATAIVLSQLLKPLIGRTINDYWALPSGHTTGLVALLAVVGVFLLHRTNIYISVLSGLAFAGIGFVATVMVVVMIRMHLHYTTDVVAGGCLAFSAVVGIALLLDRLDEGERCETDGRTATMPPGSKVTPTSGQRK comes from the coding sequence TTGATCACACGTCGGGTCCGGCGCCCGGCGGGACTTGCTGCGATCGCGTGCGCCCTCGTCGTCCTGGTGCTTGGTGCCCGCCACGGTGGGCAGGCCGGGCCGGGTGGCCTCGATCTCGCGGTCGAGTACTGGCTGCGCAGCCACATCGCCGACCAGCAGCTCCGAGTCCTGCACGAGATCGCCGAGCTCGGTGACCGCAGGCCCACGATGGCCGCGACCGCCCTCGTCGCCGGCATCGGATATCTCAGCGGACGCTGGACGCACGTGCTGCTCGCGGCACTCGCGCCCGCCACGGCCATTGTGCTCAGCCAACTGCTGAAGCCGCTGATCGGCCGCACGATCAACGATTACTGGGCACTGCCCAGCGGACACACGACCGGACTGGTCGCGCTCCTGGCCGTGGTAGGCGTGTTCCTTCTACATCGCACCAATATTTACATCTCAGTTCTCAGTGGACTTGCATTCGCCGGGATCGGTTTCGTGGCCACCGTCATGGTCGTGGTGATGATCCGGATGCACCTGCACTACACCACCGATGTCGTGGCAGGAGGATGCCTGGCGTTCTCCGCGGTGGTCGGGATCGCCCTCCTGCTGGACCGGCTGGACGAGGGCGAGCGATGCGAAACCGACGGACGAACAGCAACCATGCCACCGGGTTCAAAGGTTACTCCGACCAGCGGGCAACGGAAGTAA